The genomic window GGTAGTTGGTTCAATGTTTTACAGGAAGATGGGTCCATAATTTCCTGCAAACTCCGGGGAAATTTCAGAATTAAAGGATTGAAAGCTACCAATCCGATAGCCGTTGGGGACAGGGTGGAATTCCAAGTTACGGGAAACGCAAATATCGGACAAATCAACAACATCCTCCCCCGTTTCAATTATATTATTCGCAAGGCAACTAATCTATCGAAAGTTTTTCACATCATCGCTGCCAATATTGACCAGGCAATGCTGGTGATTACCGTAGCCCAGCCCCGGACATCCCAGGGTTTCATTGACCGCTTCCTTACTACCGCCGAAGCTTACCATATTCCCGCTTACCTTGTTTTTAATAAAACTGATATTTACAACAAGGAATTACAAAATATTCATAATGAATATATTCACATTTACAGCACGGTAGGCTACCCCTGTATTTCTATTTCGGCAGTAACCGGAAACAATCTGCAGCAACTACGGCAACTGTTTGCTAATAAAGTTA from Lentimicrobiaceae bacterium includes these protein-coding regions:
- the rsgA gene encoding ribosome small subunit-dependent GTPase A, which codes for MKGVVVKSTGSWFNVLQEDGSIISCKLRGNFRIKGLKATNPIAVGDRVEFQVTGNANIGQINNILPRFNYIIRKATNLSKVFHIIAANIDQAMLVITVAQPRTSQGFIDRFLTTAEAYHIPAYLVFNKTDIYNKELQNIHNEYIHIYSTVGYPCISISAVTGNNLQQLRQLFANKVTLFSGHSGVGKTAILNALDPALGLREGEISSYHAKGVHTTTFAEMHALSSGGLIIDTPGIKEFGLIDFNKNEIAERFPEMRALMHLCHFSNCTHIHEPGCAVKSALKEGKIFPSRYYNYLSIYNGEDFPSF